From one Triticum urartu cultivar G1812 chromosome 3, Tu2.1, whole genome shotgun sequence genomic stretch:
- the LOC125546644 gene encoding dol-P-Man:Man(5)GlcNAc(2)-PP-Dol alpha-1,3-mannosyltransferase: protein MARARLVKERPASTPADRRRPIHFAAFLLLADAALVALIVAFVPYTKIDWDAYMSQVDAFREGERDYTKIEGDTGPLVYPAGFLYVYSAIKFLTAGQVFPAQILFGVLYLVNMSLVLLLYVKTEVLPWWALGLLCLSKRVHSIFVLRLFNDCVAMTLLHAAMVLIVYHKWYLGLIIFSGAVSVKMNVLLFAPSLFLLMLKAMSIKGVFLALLGAAGVQVLLGIPFLLSHPVEYISRAFNLGRVFIHFWSVNFKFVPEKYFVSKELAIGLLIFHLTTLMVFAHYNWFKHEGGLFHFVHSRFRDATSIQQLISCKPRQSILSKEHIVTVMFVGNFIGIVCARSLHYQFYSWYFYSLPFLLWRTKFPTVVRIILFVAVELCWNVYPSTAYSSLLLLFAHLFILFGLWSSPAEYPHVDKKEKADSKESGKAMPLINSADHKATTEPKAHRHTRFVPFRPPGVPRPNLAPRLVPQSPPSCLARRRTGGRQEAGQRQAAEPANRLRIRAFRAMGGDGGTEEELTAQETALYDRQIRVWGVDAQKRLSKAHVLVCGVNGTTIEFCKNIVLAGVGSLSLMDDHIVTEDDLSANFLIPHDVCMQGVSSRAEACCESLKDFNPMVRVAVAIGDPSLIDEGFVDRFDIIVVSCASLKTKLFLNDNCRKRSKHIAFYSVECKDSCGEIFVDLQNHSYLQKKPGGEPEQQELTYASLQEAISVPWKNLPKKTTKLYYATRVLESYELSEGRDPGETGLSDLPAVLAWRKDMCDRMSLSESQIPTALLERLLAAGKKEHPPVCAILGGILGQEVIKSISCKGDPIKNFFYYDAADGKGIMEDIPPTPVEQFA from the exons ATGGCGCGGGCGCGGCTGGTGAAAGAGCGCCCCGCGAGCACGCCGGCGGACCGGAGGCGGCCGATCCACTTCGCCGCCTTCCTGCTGCTCGCCGACGCCGCGCTCGTCGCCCTCATCGTCGCCTTCGTCCCCT ATACCAAGATCGACTGGGACGCCTACATGTCTCAG GTGGACGCTTttcgggagggggagagggactACACCAAGATCGAGGGCGACACCGGGCCGCTGGTCTACCCGGCCGGCTTCCTCTACGTCTACTCCGCCATCAAGTTCCTCACTGCAGGCCAAGTGTTCCCTGCTCAG ATTCTGTTCGGCGTCTTGTACCTTGTCAACATGAGCCTTGTTCTGCTGCTCTACGTCAAGACTGAAGTG CTTCCTTGGTGGGCTTTAGGTTTGCTTTGCTTATCAAAGCGAGTTCACTCCATCTTTGTGCTCCGTCTTTTCAACGATTGCGTTGCCATGACGTTGCTCCATGCTGCTATGGTCTTGATTGTCTATCACAAGTGGTACCTCGGCCTAATTATTTTCAG TGGAGCTGTCTCAGTTAAGATGAACGTGCTCCTTTTTGCTCCATCTTTGTTTCTACTAATGTTGAAG GCCATGAGTATCAAAGGAGTTTTTCTTGCTTTGTTGGGAGCTGCAGGAGTACAG GTTTTGTTGGGTATCCCATTCTTATTGTCGCATCCTGTTGAGTACATCTCAAGAGCTTTCAATCTTGGGCGTGTCTTCATCCATTTCTG GTCTGTCAACTTTAAGTTTGTTCCTGAGAAGTATTTTGTATCAAAAGAGCTAGCTATTGGGTTATTGATTTTTCACCTCACTACTCTTATGGTGTTTGCACACTACAATTGGTTTAA GCATGAAGGTGGTTTGTTCCATTTTGTGCATTCCAGATTTAGAGATGCTACATCAATTCAACAGCTCATTTCGTGCAAGCCCAGACAGTCCATTCTCAGTAAAGAGC ATATTGTGACTGTGATGTTTGTTGGAAACTTCATTGGCATTGTGTGTGCCCGTTCATTACATTACCAGTTTTATTCTTG GTACTTCTATTCATTGCCTTTTCTGTTGTGGAGAACAAAGTTTCCAACAGTAGTAAG GATAATTTTATTTGTTGCCGTCGAGCTCTGCTGGAACGTTTATCCTTCTACCGCCTATTCGTCACTACTTCTGTTGTTCGCGCACCTCTTCATCTTGTTCGGCCTATGGAGTTCGCCTGCCGAGTACCCCCATGTCGATAAAAAGGAAAAGGCGGACAGTAAAGAATCGGGCAAGGCAAT GCCTTTGATTAATTCAGCGGACCACAAGGCCACAACTGAGCCCAAAGCCCACAGGCACACTCGTTTCGTTCCTTTCCGTCCCCCCGGAGTACCCCGACCAAACCTCGCTCCTCGTTTGGTTCCCCAATCTCCTCCTTCCTGCCTAGCGCGGCGGCGAACCGGCGGCAGGCAAGAGGCGGGGCAGCGCCAAGCAGCGGAGCCGGCGAACAG GCTCAGGATCCGGGCGTTCCGTGCGATGGGAGGAGACGGCGGCACGGAGGAGGAGCTGACGGCACAGGAGACAGCGCTCTATGACCGCCAGATCCGCGTCTGGGGCGTTGATGCTCAGAAGAG GCTAAGTAAAGCGCACGTGCTTGTGTGCGGCGTGAACGGTACTACTATTGAG TTCTGCAAGAATATTGTTCTAGCAGGAGTTGGCAGCTTATCCTTGATGGATGATCACATAGTCACTGAGGATGATCTCAGTGCAAACTTCCTAATTCCTCATGACGTATGTATGCAAGGTGTTAGCTCACGAGCTGAGGCTTGCTGCGAGTCCTTGAAAGATTTCAATCCAATGGTCCGAGTTGCTGTCGCAATAG GTGATCCATCACTAATTGATGAAGGATTCGTTGACAGGTTCGACATCATTGTAGTTAGCTGTGCATCTCTTAAAACAAAG TTGTTCCTTAATGACAACTGTCGGAAGAGAAGCAAGCATATTGCCTTCTACTCTGTAGAGTGCAAGGATTCTTGTGGTGAAATATTTGTTGATTTGCAGAACCATAGTTATCTTCAG AAGAAGCCTGGAGGAGAACCTGAACAGCAGGAGTTGACATATGCTAGCCTGCAG GAAGCTATTTCTGTGCCCTGGAAGAATCTGCCCAAGAAAACAACTAAATTGTACTACGCCACGAGAG TCTTGGAAAGTTATGAATTATCTGAAGGGCGCGATCCTGGTGAGACAGGACTTTCTGATCTACCTGCAGTTTTGGCTTGGAGGAAGGATATGTGTGATAGAATG TCTTTAAGTGAGTCTCAAATTCCTACGGCTCTCCTGGAACGGCTTTTAGCAGCTGGAAAGAAGGAACATCCTCCTGTATGTGCAATCCTTGGTGGCATTCTTGGTCAG GAGGTGATTAAGTCAATATCTTGTAAGGGCGATCCGATCAAGAATTTCTTTTATTACGACGCAGCTGATGGTAAAGGGATCATGGAGGACATCCCCCCAACTCCCGTAGAGCAATTTGCATGA